A part of Streptomyces sp. NBC_01235 genomic DNA contains:
- a CDS encoding fatty acyl-AMP ligase, translating to MPSSVRDTLSHYLAHVAALTPDETAFTFVDHSTDTAGIPTSLTWGQVEERVRRLATGLRHAGAAGERVAIVAPQSLEYIVGFLAASCAGAVAVPLFPPTLPGHEDKLAAVLQDAAPKFALTVEGQRTRLTDFCARHGVPSGCRVITERELREAAAPPSPEPRHPQPDDVAYLQYTSGSTRIPTGVEITHANVCVNARQALEAYDLRRGRNCAVGWLPLYHDMGLVLAVALPIVGHMASVLMDSLAFVQQPVRWLRLLSRHPGAITAAPNFAYDYCVQRVTAEERAGLSLGHVAAMVNGSEPIGPRTLERFQAAFSSAGMMRTTMRPSYGLAEATVFVCASPTGEEPTVTPFDREAIGQGIARTVITTDGQAVAELVACGRPTGQEIAIVDPATCRPLEDGHIGEIWLRGPNIGRGYWGRPDQSEAAFRATPHGDDSRTYWLRTGDLGVWHDKQLYVTGRLKDLVIIDGTNHYPHDIEETVQDAHPAVRPHHIAAFAVAGGDGESLVVVAEHGRDVSDPQSIAQEATRAVRAAVATRHGVAIHDFVLVPPGAVPHTTSGKVARSTCRERYLAGDWPAGPGA from the coding sequence GGGCATCCCCACCTCGCTGACCTGGGGGCAGGTCGAGGAGCGGGTACGCCGCCTCGCCACCGGCCTGCGCCACGCAGGCGCAGCGGGCGAAAGGGTGGCAATCGTCGCGCCGCAAAGCCTTGAATACATCGTCGGGTTCCTCGCGGCTTCCTGCGCCGGAGCCGTTGCCGTTCCCCTTTTCCCCCCGACCCTGCCGGGGCATGAGGACAAGCTCGCAGCGGTTCTCCAGGACGCCGCCCCCAAATTCGCGCTGACGGTCGAGGGCCAGCGCACTCGCCTGACGGACTTCTGCGCGAGGCACGGCGTTCCCTCCGGCTGCCGCGTCATCACGGAGCGGGAACTGCGGGAGGCTGCCGCACCGCCCTCCCCCGAGCCGCGCCACCCCCAACCCGACGATGTGGCCTACCTGCAGTACACCTCGGGCTCCACCCGCATCCCGACAGGTGTGGAGATCACACACGCGAACGTCTGCGTGAACGCCCGTCAGGCGCTCGAGGCGTACGACCTCCGACGAGGCCGCAACTGCGCCGTGGGATGGCTGCCGCTCTACCACGACATGGGACTCGTGCTGGCGGTCGCCCTCCCGATCGTCGGCCACATGGCCTCCGTCCTCATGGACTCACTGGCGTTCGTCCAGCAGCCGGTGCGCTGGCTGCGGCTGCTGAGCCGGCACCCCGGAGCCATCACCGCCGCCCCCAACTTCGCCTACGACTACTGCGTTCAGCGGGTGACGGCAGAAGAACGGGCCGGACTGTCCCTGGGGCACGTCGCCGCGATGGTCAATGGGAGCGAGCCCATCGGGCCGCGCACCCTCGAGCGCTTCCAGGCGGCCTTCTCCTCCGCCGGCATGATGCGGACCACCATGCGCCCCTCCTACGGGCTGGCCGAGGCGACCGTGTTCGTCTGCGCTTCACCGACGGGGGAGGAGCCGACCGTCACCCCCTTCGACCGAGAGGCCATCGGGCAGGGAATCGCCCGCACCGTCATCACCACCGACGGCCAGGCCGTGGCCGAACTCGTGGCGTGCGGCCGGCCGACCGGCCAGGAGATCGCCATCGTCGATCCCGCGACCTGCCGGCCCCTGGAAGACGGCCACATCGGTGAGATCTGGCTGCGCGGCCCCAACATCGGGCGCGGCTACTGGGGCCGTCCCGATCAGAGCGAGGCGGCCTTCCGCGCGACGCCGCACGGCGACGACTCGCGCACGTACTGGCTGCGCACGGGGGATCTGGGGGTGTGGCACGACAAGCAGCTCTACGTCACCGGGCGCCTGAAGGACCTGGTGATCATCGACGGCACCAACCACTATCCGCACGACATCGAAGAAACGGTTCAGGACGCGCATCCGGCCGTTCGCCCCCACCACATCGCCGCGTTCGCCGTGGCCGGCGGCGACGGGGAGAGCCTGGTCGTCGTGGCCGAACACGGCCGGGACGTCAGCGATCCGCAGAGCATCGCGCAGGAGGCGACGCGTGCCGTACGGGCGGCGGTCGCCACCCGGCACGGTGTGGCCATCCACGATTTCGTCCTGGTGCCGCCCGGCGCGGTCCCGCACACCACCAGCGGAAAAGTCGCCCGCAGCACATGCCGCGAACGGTATCTCGCAGGGGACTGGCCGGCGGGCCCGGGCGCCTGA